A portion of the Candidatus Hydrothermales bacterium genome contains these proteins:
- a CDS encoding pantoate--beta-alanine ligase: VETVREEDGLAMSSRNTYLTPSERKEAPIIYKSLLLAKKLIEEGERDPQKIIEKMRKFIRENSNLIKIQYIEIVDLENLAPVDKIKREILIGIACFLGKARLIDNVRLRVD, from the coding sequence CGTTGAAACAGTGAGAGAAGAAGATGGACTTGCAATGAGCTCAAGAAATACTTATCTTACACCATCTGAAAGAAAGGAGGCACCAATTATTTATAAATCACTTTTACTAGCAAAAAAGCTCATAGAAGAAGGTGAAAGAGACCCTCAGAAGATTATTGAAAAAATGAGGAAATTTATTCGAGAAAACTCAAACTTAATCAAAATTCAGTATATCGAAATTGTTGACCTAGAGAATTTAGCTCCGGTTGATAAAATAAAGAGAGAAATCCTTATCGGAATCGCCTGTTTCTTAGGAAAGGCAAGACTGATTGATAACGTGAGGTTAAGGGTCGATTGA